The DNA window TGCGCGGCCACGTCAAGCGGGCGCGCTACTTCGGCTGCAAGAAGCTGGAGGTGTTCGCCACCGCCGTGGTGCGCAACGCCTCGAACTGCGCCGAGGCCGCGGCCGCCATCGAGGAGGCGTGCGGCCTGGGCGTCAACGTGCTCTCCGCGCGCGACGAGGCGCACCTCGGCTTCGTCGGCGCCACGTGCGAACGCGCCATCGAGCGCGGCACGCTCGTGGACATCGGCGGCGGCTCCACCGAGCTCACCCGCATCGACGGCGGCTGCGATTTCGACAACGCGAGCATGGGCCAGGGCTCGCTCTCGTCGTTCGCCTCCCACGTGCGCGCCATCCTGCCCACGGCCGACGAGATGGGCGCCATCGCATGCGAGCTGCGCGAACGCCTGGCCGCGCTGCCCCGCCCCGAAGCGTACCGCGCGCCCGCGCTGTACGGCGTCGGCGGCAGCGTGCGCGCCGCCGCCAAGATGCTCGCGCAGGCCGCAGGCGGGATCCCCCGGCCGAAAACCATGACGGCCGGCGAGATTCGTGCGATACTGGAATGGTGCCGCAACGACCCGGACGCGTTCGCCCACACCGCGCTCAAGGCGTCCGCCGAGCGCGTCCACACGCTCGTGCCGGGCTGCGTCATCATCCTCGCGCTGTTCGAGGCCCTCGGGGCCGAGCGGTTGGAAGTCTGCAAGTACGGCGTTCGGGAGGGCTACCTCATCGAGCGTATGCTGCTGCCGCGCTGAGCGCGGCCACGTCGTGACGTTACGGGAAGGGGACGTTCATGGAAACGAGCAAGAAGCAATCGGTGGAAGCCGTCGCGGAGGCGGGCGCGCCTGAGGCGGCCGAGGCCGCTCCCGCCGCGCAGGAGCCCGCGGCCCCCGAGCCGAAAGCCGCGCCCTATCTGCAGAACCGGGAGCTCTCGTGGCTCACGTTCAACGAGCGCGTGCTCGACCAGGGCGCTGACGAGACGGTGCCGCTGCTCGAGCGCCTGAACTTCATCTCCATCTTCTGGAGCAACCTGCAGGAGTTCTTCATGGTACGCGTGGGCAGCCTCACCGACCTCTCGCTCGTGAAGAAGCACATCATCGACTCGAAGTCGGGCCTGACGCCCGCCGAGCAGCTCGACGCCATCTACGCGCGCTGCCACGAGCTCTACCCCATCCAGGAGCGCACGTTCGAGCAGGTGCGCCGCCTTCTGCACGAGCGCGGCGTGAGCCACCTGCGCCCGGACGACCTCGACGAGGAGCAGCGCGCCTTCCTTTCCACCCACGTGCACAAAAACGTGATGCCGTTCCTCTCGCCGCAGATCATCAACGCGCGCCACCCCTTCCCCCACCTGGAGAACGGCGCGCTGTACGTGGTGGTGCGCCTGGACGAGGGCGACGAGGCCGTGAAGAAGAAGGCCCCCAAGGCCAAGGGCGCCGAGAAGCCCGCCAAGGGCGAGAAGGCGAAGAACCTCGGCGCGGAGGGCGTGACGCTCGGCCTCGTGCCGCTGCCCCGCCAGTGCGACCGCGTGATCGAGCTGCCGGGCGAGGGCCTGCAGTTCATCCTGCTCGAGCACGCCATCGAGATGGTGGCGGCCGAGATCTTCAGCATGTACGCCGTGAAGCACACCAACGTCGTGTGCGTCACGCGCAACGCCGACCTCGACGCCACCGAGGGCACCGACGAGAACGACGAGGACTACCGCGAGCACATGAAGCGCATCCTGAAGAAGCGCTCGCGGCTGGCCCCCGTGCGGCTGGAAAGCGAGCGGCCGCTGTCGCCCACGCTCGAGAAGCTGCTGCTCAAGCGCCTGAGCCTGAAGGCGCACCAGACCTTCGTCACCTCGGTGCCGCTCGACATGGGCTACACCTGGGGCCTGGCCGGCCGCCTTCCCGCCAAGCAGGCCGCGAAGCTGACGAACGCCCCGTTCACGCCGCAGTGGCCCGCCTGCCTCGACCGCAACCGCCCGGTGATCGACCAGGTGTGCGAGAAGGAAGTGCTGCTGAGCTACCCCTACGAGACGATGGACGCCTTCGTGCAGCTTCTGCGCGAGGCCGCCGTGGACCCTGCGGTCATCTCCATCAAGATCACGCTGTACCGCCTGGCCAGCCAGTCGCACCTCGCCGAGGCCCTCATCGCTGCGGCCGAGAACGGCAAGGAGGTGACGGCGCTGTTCGAGCTGCGCGCGCGCTTCGACGAGAGCAACAACATCGAGTGGTCGCAGCGCTTCGAGCAGGCCGGATGCAAGGTGATCTACGGGTTCCGCGACTTCAAGGTGCACTCGAAGATCTGCTGCATCACGCGCCAGACCGACGCGGGGCTGCAGCACATCACGCAGCTGGGCACGGGCAACTACAACGAGAAGACGGCCAAGCTCTACACCGACCTGTCGTTCATCACCACCGACGAGACGTTCGGCCGCGACGCCACCGAGTTCTTCCGCAACATGGGGCTTGAGAACACCTCGGACAACTACGACATCATGTGGGTGGCGCCGTTGCAGATCAAGCCGATGATCCTGGCCGGCATCGAAGCGCAGATCGCCCGCGCGCGGGCCGGCGAGGAGTGCGGGCTGTTCTTCAAGACGAACTCGGTCACCGACAAGGACGTGATCGAGAAGATCGTGGAGGCATCGGAGGCCGGCGTGCCGGTGACCATGTTCGTGCGCGGCATATCGTGCCTGGTGCCGGGCCTCGAGGGCTTCACCGAGAACGTGCGCGTCGTGTCCATCGTGGGGCGCCTCCTCGAGCACAGCCGCATCTACGGCTTCGGGCCGCGCGAGAGCATGAAGCTGTACCTGTCGAGCGCCGACCTCATGACGCGCAACATGGACAAGCGCATCGAGATCGCCTGGCCCATCCTGGACGAGGTGCTGCGCGAGCAGATCCTCGAGTACCTGGACATCTGCATGAGCGACACGGCCAAGCTGCGCGAGCTCATGCCCGACAAGAGCTACACGCCGCTCGGCGCGTTCGCCAAGGAGAGCGACGAGGGCGTGACCGAGCTGTTCGAGTCGCAGGAGTTCCTGATCAAGCGCGCCCAGCAGCGCCGCTTGGAGGCGGCCGAGGAGGAAGCCGCCCGCGACGTGGCCCGCAGGCGCGCGGCGCAGCTCATGGCCACGAACGAGGTGTCGGAGGCCGACGAGCCGGCCGAGGCGCGCGAGGCCGAGCCCGCGACGGCGCCCGTTAAGCCCAAGGCGCTCGAGGCCGACGCGGTGGAGCCTCCGCTGGCCGCCGCCCCGCCGTGCGCGGAAGGCGCCGGCACCGGCCTGGCCACGGCGGCCCCCGTGCCGCCGGCGTCGAAGCCCTACAAGCCGAGCCTGCTCGTGCGCGTGCTGAGCCTGTTCGTGAGGCGATGATGGACGACGGGCGCCTCGAGGCGGGGCGGAAACTCGCACGCGCCGTCCTCGAGGCGTTCGGCTTCGATTTCGTCGGGCTGTGCTTCGTCCCGGACGGGGACAGCCCGGAGCTGGTGTGGGACTGCGCGGCGGGCAACACGAGCAACCGCTACCGCCGCATCGTGCTGCCCGCAAAGGTAGGCGTGCTCGGCACCGTGTTCGCCACCGGGCGGCCCATCCTCGTGCGCGATGTGGACGAGGATATCGAGCGGACGGATCTGTACCAGTACCCCATTGTGGCGGCCGAGGGCCTGCGCGCGTTCCTCGCGTTTCCGCTGCTCGACGGCAACCGGGTGACCATGATCTTCATCTGCGCCGTCCGCGATGGCCGCGCGCTGGACGCGGAGATCCTGCGCGACGCGCAAAGGTTCGCGGCGGGGCGCGCGGGCCTCGACTTCATTGAGCGGGAGCCGTTTATGCCGCGCAAGGCGGGGCGCGAACCCGTCTACACCGAGGTGACGCACAAGATACTCCAAGCTCAGGAAGACGAGCGCAAGCGCGTAGCGCGCGAGCTGCACGACGGGCTGTCCCAGGAGATCCTGCTTGCCCAGATAGAGCTGCGCAAGCTCAAGTACCTGCCCGCCGAGCGCAAGGACGAGGGCATCGAGCAGGCGTGCGAGAAGCTGCGGGAGATTATGACGCATGTGAGCGAGATTGCCACGGGCCTGCGCCCGGCGGCCCTCGACGAGCTGGGCCTGGCCGCGGCCATCGCCGCCCACTGCGCCGTCCTCCAGCACTCGTTCGGCGTGGAGATAGCCGTGGACGCCGCCCCGCTTACCGGCGCGGACGAGGACTGCGAGTGCGCGCTCTACCGCATCTTCCAGGAAGCTATCACGAACGCCTGCAAATACTCGCGCGCCGAGGGCATCGCCGTGCGCCTCGGGCAAACAGGCGACGACGTGGAGCTGCGCGTGGAGGACCGGGGCATCGGCTTCGACGCCGCCTCGCCGAAGCTGCGCGGCGGGGGCTTGGGGCTCGAAGGCATGCGCGAGCGCGCGGAGCTGGTAGGAGGAACCGTGAGCATCGAATCGGCCCCGGATGCGGGCACGACGGTCACGGCCCGCATCCCGCTCGCGCGCGCCCTGAGGAAGGGGGCCGAGGCATGATAGACATCGTGCTGGCCGACGACCACGCCATCGTGCGCCTGGGCTTCAAGATGATTATCGAGCAGCAGATGGACATGCACGTGGTCGGCGAGGCATCCGACCCCGAAGAGGCGCTCGCCCTCGTGCGCCAGCACAAGCCCCACGTGCTGCTCACCGACATCTCCATGGGCTCGGAGAAAAGCGGGCTGCTTCTGGCCGAGCATATTGCGAACGGGGCGTTCAACACCGCCGTGGTGGTGCTCACCATGCACGAAGAGCAGGAGTACCTGCGCCAGGCCCTACAGCGCAACGTACGCGGCTACGTGCTGAAAAGCGCCTCGGACGACGAGCTGATAAAGGCCATCCGCCAAGCCGCGCAAGGCGAGACCTACATCTGCGGCGGCATGCTGGGCGCCTTCGTACGCGACTCGCTCGAGGGCGACGACCCCCTTGCGCGCACGCTCACCCCGCGCGAAAGCGAGATCGTCTCGCTGGCGGTGCGCGGCCACTCCAACCAGGACATCGCGCAGGTCCTCTCCATCTCGGTCAAGACCGTCGAGAGCCAGAAGGCGAAGATCATGGCGAAGCTGGGGCTGTCCACGAAGCCCGAGCTGTTCGAATACGCGGTGGCCCACGGCCTCGTGAAGCTGTAGCCGGCCCCCGCCCGCCCCTGCCCGCGGGCAACCCCGCCCCGGTATTCTCTACTCGTACCCACGGTACGCAGACGAGAAGGAGACCATATGAAAACCGAGGTCACACGACGTGGCTTCCTCGGCACCTGCCTGGCCGGCGCGGGCGTGATTGCAGCAGGGGGATCCGCTGCAATCGGCTTCGACCAGGCAAGCGCCGAGGCGGCGGCGGACGCGGGGCTGACGCTGACGCGCAGCACCTGCAGCCCGAACTGCACGGGCGGCTGCGGCTTGATCGCCGCGGCGAAAGACGGCGAGATCAAGACCATCATCCAAGCCGCCGACTACCCCGAGGAAGAGCTCAACCCCCGCGGATGCCTGAAGGGCCTCTCCATGCTGAACCTCGTGCATGGCAAGGACCGCATGAAGGGCCCGCAGATCCGCACCGGCGCGCCCGGCACCGACGAGTTCCGCGACGTCAGCTGGGACGAGGCGCTTGACGAAGCCGCCTCTCAGCTGCGCGCCATCGCCGACAAGTACGGACCGGAATCCATCGGCACCATCATCCAGGTGGCCGCCACCGGACACGTGCACAAGGGCGCGGTGGTGCGCCTGGCGGCGCTGGCCGGCTGGTCGATGCACGGCGGCTACGACATGAACGGCGATTTGCCCATGTCGGCCCCCATGACCTTCGGCGTGCAGAGCGAGGAGCTTGAGAGCTACTGCTGGGAGGATTCGAACTACACGCTCGTGTTCGGCTCGAACCTCATGGCCACGCGCATCCCCGACGCCCACTTCCTCACCGAAGGGCGCGACCGCGGCGCGAAAATCGTCGTGTTCGACCCCAACTTCAGCCCCACGGCCGCGAAGGCGCATGAGTGGTTCTCGACGAAGCCCTCCAGCGACGCGGCGGTGGCGCTGGGCATGTGCAAGCGCATCATCGACGAGGGCAACCACGACGAAACGTTCATCGCCACCTACACCGACCTGCCGCTGCTCGTGAACACGGCCACCGGCAAGAAGCTGCTCGCGCGCGACGTGGCCGGGCTTGACGCCCCCGCCAACATGCCGGGCTTTCGCGAGTCCTACGTCGCGATGGCGGAGGGCGGCCTTGCGGCGACCGACCCCTCGACGCTCGCGCCCCTCCCCGGCATACAGCTGGAAGGCGCCTTCGACGTGCCGCTGAAGGACGGCTCCACCGCGCGCGCCAAGACGGCGTTCACGCTTCTGCGGGAGGAGCTGGAGGACTACACGCCCGAGCAGGTGGAGCAGATGAGCGACATGCCGGCCGCCGACCTCGTGCGCATCGCCGACGAGATAGCCGCGGCCAAGCCCCTCCACGTCATCTACGGCGCGTCGAACTACCAGTGGTACCACGGCGACCTCAAGGGGCGCGCGCTCAGCCTCCTGCCCGTGATAACCGGCAACATCGGCATCGACGGCGGCGGCTTCTCCACCTACGCGGGCCAGTACCGCCTGCGCTTCAGCCCGGCCGCCTGGTGGGTGCCAAACGGCAAGAAGCCGAACTACGTGCCCTTCGAGTACCTCGTGCACGGCCCCACCGACACCATGTGCGCCCCCTACCCCGAAAACGGCATCAAGGCGTGGATCATCTACTGCTGCAACCCCTTCGACCAGCACAACCTCAACAACCAGCTGCGCCAGAAGGTGGAGGACGGCGAGATAGAGCTCGTCATCAACCTCGACTTCCAAAAGACCACCTCCAGCCTGTACAGCGACATCCTGCTGCCCGGCGTCACCTGGTACGAGAAGACGGAGCTCGTCACTACGCCCGTGCACCAGTACATGCAGCTGCAGCAGCCGGCCATCCCGCCGGTGGGCGACTGCAAGCCCGAGCTCTGGATCATGCGCGAGCTGGCCAAGCGCTACGACCCCTCCTTCGAGGCAGCGTTCTACCCCGAACTGGACGTGGAAGAGGCCAGCGCCACCATCATCGACGCCATGCTGGAAGCGGCCGGCGGCGAGGCGGAGGGCATCACGTTCGCCGATTTGCGCCAGGGCCCGCAGAAGCTCAAGCACGGCCACCCGGGGCGCAAGCGCATCCCGTTCTACGAGCAGATTCACGACTACCGGCCGTTCCCGCCCGTGAGCTACCCCGAGAAGATAGAGACCACCGGGGCGTTCGTGAAGAGCGGGCGCATCGAGTTCTACAAAGACGAGCAGGCCTTCATCGATTTGGGCGAGACGCTGCCCGTGCACAAGCCGCCCTTCGTCGAATCGGAATACGCCGTGGACCCCTCCATCGAGGGCCGCTATCCCCTGGCCATGCTCACCCGCAACTCCATCCACCGAGTGCATTCGACGCACGCGAACAACTTCATGCTCAACGAGCTGCAGGATACGAAGCCGAAGGCCTACGTGAGCCCCGCAACCGCCGAGGCGCGCGGGCTGGCCACCGGCGACAAGGTGGAGGTGTTCAACAACCGCGGCACGCTCACCGGCTGGGTGGCGGTGGACCCCGGCATCCGCGACGACTGCCTTGTCTTCGAGGAGGGCTGGTGGAGCCGCTACACGGCGGGGCAATCCTACAACTCACTCGTGTATCCCCATATCAAGCCAACCCACGAGGTGTACTTCGTGCCGCAGATGTGGTCGCCCAACACCTGTTGGAACGAGTGCCTCGTCGACGTGAGAAAGGCGGGCGATCAGAATGCGTAAGGGCATGGTCATCGACCTGGACGCCTGCATCGGGTGCCAGACCTGCGCCGTTTCCTGCAAGGTGCACAACGCGCTGCCGCCGACCATGTGGTGGAACCGCGTGGCCACCTTAGGGGCCGAGGTCCACCAGACCGCCGTTGGAGAGCCAGGAGGCGCGCTGCGGATGGACTTTCTGCCGCTGTCGTGCCAGCACTGCGAGAACCCCGCGTGCGAGAAGGTGTGCCCCACCGGCGCCACGTACTCCACCGAAGACGGCACCGTGCTCATCGACTTCGAGCGTTGCATCGGCTGCCGCTACTGCTTTGCCGCCTGCCCCTACGGCGTGCGGCAGTTCAACTGGAAGGACCCGCGCGCCCTCAAGGAGGAGGCCGTCGATACCGACTACGGCTATCCGGGCGAGACGCGCGAGGACGGCCGGCTCGTGTACACGCAGCACCGCCCCGTGGGCGTCACCGAGAAGTGCACGTTCTGCGCGCAGTACACCGCCCAGGGCATCGAGCCCACCTGCGTGCGCGCATGCCCGCAGCAGGCCCGCCTGTTCGGCGATTTGGACGACCCCGAAAGCAAGCCTGCGCGCGCCCTCGCGTCCAAGCAGGCCATTCGCTTGAAGGAGGAGTACGGCACGCGTCCCAAGGTGTATTACGTCACGGCTTCGAAGGTGGTGCAGGATGCTTGAAACTAAGGGCCGCATCGGCCTGTCACTCGCAGCGCTCGCGCTCATCGGCGTGGGTCTGGCGTGCTGGGGCTTCCAGTTCGCCAACGGCTTGGGCGTCACCGGCATGTCCAACCCGTTCTCGTGGGGCCTCTACATCGCCGCGTTCGCCTTCTTCGTGGGCGTGGCGGCCGGCGGCATGATAGTGTCGTCGTCGGTGTACGTGTTCGACATCAAGGACCTCAAGCCCTTCGCCCGCATCGCCTCGCTCTCCGCGTTCGGCTGCGTGGTGGCTGCCGGCACGATGGTGCTGCTGGACCTGGGTAAGATCACGAACATTCTCAACATGTTTCTGCACCCCAACCTCACCTCGCCGCTTCTGTGGGACGTGTGCGTGATCACCTGCTACATGATCATCACGTTTTTAAGCGTGTACTTCCAGATGCTGCCCGAATGGAAGCGCTCCGGCTTCTTCCTGGCCGCCTGGACGCGCTCCAAAAGCGCCGAAGCCGTGGCCGCCTTCTCGCAGAAATGGTCGAAGCGCGTGGGCATCGTGGGCCTGCCCTTCGCGGTGCTCATCCACACGGTGACCGCGCTCATCTTCGCCACGCAAGCCTCGCGCCACTGGTGGCACTCGGCCATCCTGCCGCCCGACTTCGTGGCCATGGCCGTGGCCTCCGGCACGGCGCTCGTGCTGGTCATCTGCATGATTGTGGTTGGCCGTCGCGGGTTTGCGCGCCACAGACGGGCCTTCGCCGTCATGGCGAAGATCACGGCGGGGTCGCTTGTGGTGCACTTCTTCTTCACGGCGATGGAGCTGGTGCTGCTGGCTTGGGAGAACTCGCTTTCCTCCCAGGAGGTGCTGCACGTGGTGTTCGGCCAGTACGGCGCGCTCTACGCCGTGGAAATCGTGCTGCCGGCCATCGCCATGGTCGCCTTCTTCCTGCGCCGCGTGCAAAAGAGCCCGACGCTGCTGTACGCGGGCTCGGCGTTCGTCATCGCGGGCGCGTTCGTGCACCGCATGATGCTTCTGTACCCCGGATTCAACGTCGTTCCCCTGGAGCTGCAGGCCATCGGCTCAAGCGAGCTGTGGGGCTACCCCGTGTCGGCGGGCGTGGGCCATGCGGCCAGCACGTTCGTCTCGTCGTTCGCCTACGTGCCCACGGCGGTGGAGTGGGGCGTGTTCGCGCTGCCCGTGGGGCTTGCGCTGCTCATCGTGGGCGGCGGCATCGCGTTCTTCAAGTTCCTCGCCGACGAGTACCGCTCGTAACCACGCCCTTCCTTCGAACGGCCGGCCTCCCCTCCTCCTCCCCTGGAACTCCCCCTTCTCGAAGCCGCGCCTGTTCTCTTTCCGACCCCGCCATCCTCCCTGTGGCGGGGTCGGCCCGGTCGAGGGCCTACTCCACGTAGCCCATGCGCTCGGAGAGGCGGCTCGCGGCCAGCTTCACCTGCTGCGCGATGCGCTCGACCTCTTCGTCGGGGATGCTCTCGGGCGTGCCGCTCACGCCTACCGCCGCGATGGCGTCGCCGCGGTAGTTGAACACGGGCGCCGCCACGCAGCGGTGGCCCAGCTCGTACTCCTCGTCGTCCATGGCCCAACCCTGCGCACGCACCTGGTGGAGGTACTTCACGAAGGCGGTCCGGCTCGTGAACGTGTTGGGCGTGTGGGCCTCGAACTCGAAGCCGTAGAGCGCCTCCTCCAGCTCGGCGCGCGACAGGCACGCGAGCAGGCACTTCCCCATCGACGAGCAGTAGGCCGGCGAGCGGTAGCCCACCTCGGTGTAGGCCTCGTCGCCCCAGCCCGTGCCCTCCTTCTCGATGTAGGACACGTACGCGCCGTCGAGGATGCCCAGGTGGGACGTGAGCCCCAGCACGCGCTTGAGCGTCTCGAGGTACGGCTTGGCCTCGGTTTGCAGCTCGAGCGAGTTGATGTGGTAGCCCAGCGTGTGGAACATCTTCGGGCCGATGGTGTAGCGGCCCTCCAGCGTCTTCTCCACGTAGCCGCGCCCCAGCATGGTGGCCACGATGCGGTGCACCGTCGACTTGCTCATGCCCGTGGCCTGGGCAAGCTCGCTCAGCCCGCACGGGCCTTGCGCGCGAGCCAGCTCCTCCAAGATGTCGAACGCGCGATCGAGCACCTGCACGCCCTGTTCCGCCATGGCCTCCCCTTTCGCCGCGCGGATTCCCTGTCGGCGACAGTATACGGCATGGATCAGCGCGAAACAAAGGCGAAACGCCGCAGGTCCTCGCCGAGCGTGCCGTTCCGCATCGTGGAACAGGGGTTCCGCAGAGCGGTTTCAGGCCGTTGAGGGGCGCTCGGACGGTTCCTATAATCCGGGGCGTAAGGGAAACGAGGCACGAAGGAAGGGGCCATCATGAAGGCAAACGGAACGCAGGGGCTGTCGCGCAGGAGCTTCCTCGAGGGGGCAGCGCTCGGACTGGGCGCGCTGGCGGCGGGAAGCCTGGTCGGCTGCGCGCCGAAGCAGGCGGACGGCGAGGCGAACGCGGACGCCGGCGCGGCGGCGGGCGGCAACGCGGCTGACGTGCAGTGGGACGGCGAGTACGACGTCATCGTGTGCGGAGGCGGCGGCAGCGGCCTCACCGCGGCGTACTCGGCGCTCGAAAACGGCGCGGCGAAGGTGCTCGTGCTGGAGAAGGCCCCGGCTTGCGGCGGCACGACGGCGCTCGCCGAGGGCGCGGTACAGGCGTCCGGAACGACGTGGCAGAAGGAGATAGCGGGCGTCACCGACGACTCGGCCGACCTGCACGCGAAGTTCTGGATGACCGACGCCGAGGGCCTCGTGAAGGAGGAGCTGGTCAAGTGCATGGCCGACAACGCGGCCGACAACCTGCAGTGGATGGCCGACAGCTTCGGCATCACGTTCGCCAACGTGTTCGGCTGCTATCCCACGCCGTACATGCCCGACGAATACATGCGCGACCGCATCCACCTCATCGCCGACGCGGCCGACCCCAAGAAGACGGGCGGCGCCGTGTGGACCACCAACGCCCAGAAGGCCGTCGAGGAGAAGGGCGGCGAGATCGAGACGAAGGTGGAGGTCACCGACATCTACCAGGACGACTCCGGCACCGTGGTGGGCGTGGCTTGCGCCGACGGCAAGAACTACAAGGCGAACAAAGGCGTGGTGCTGGCCATGGCGTCCATCGACCACAACGAGGACATGGCGTTCAAGTACGACCA is part of the Arabiibacter massiliensis genome and encodes:
- a CDS encoding response regulator transcription factor, with the protein product MIDIVLADDHAIVRLGFKMIIEQQMDMHVVGEASDPEEALALVRQHKPHVLLTDISMGSEKSGLLLAEHIANGAFNTAVVVLTMHEEQEYLRQALQRNVRGYVLKSASDDELIKAIRQAAQGETYICGGMLGAFVRDSLEGDDPLARTLTPRESEIVSLAVRGHSNQDIAQVLSISVKTVESQKAKIMAKLGLSTKPELFEYAVAHGLVKL
- a CDS encoding GAF domain-containing sensor histidine kinase, with the translated sequence MDDGRLEAGRKLARAVLEAFGFDFVGLCFVPDGDSPELVWDCAAGNTSNRYRRIVLPAKVGVLGTVFATGRPILVRDVDEDIERTDLYQYPIVAAEGLRAFLAFPLLDGNRVTMIFICAVRDGRALDAEILRDAQRFAAGRAGLDFIEREPFMPRKAGREPVYTEVTHKILQAQEDERKRVARELHDGLSQEILLAQIELRKLKYLPAERKDEGIEQACEKLREIMTHVSEIATGLRPAALDELGLAAAIAAHCAVLQHSFGVEIAVDAAPLTGADEDCECALYRIFQEAITNACKYSRAEGIAVRLGQTGDDVELRVEDRGIGFDAASPKLRGGGLGLEGMRERAELVGGTVSIESAPDAGTTVTARIPLARALRKGAEA
- a CDS encoding IclR family transcriptional regulator — translated: MAEQGVQVLDRAFDILEELARAQGPCGLSELAQATGMSKSTVHRIVATMLGRGYVEKTLEGRYTIGPKMFHTLGYHINSLELQTEAKPYLETLKRVLGLTSHLGILDGAYVSYIEKEGTGWGDEAYTEVGYRSPAYCSSMGKCLLACLSRAELEEALYGFEFEAHTPNTFTSRTAFVKYLHQVRAQGWAMDDEEYELGHRCVAAPVFNYRGDAIAAVGVSGTPESIPDEEVERIAQQVKLAASRLSERMGYVE
- a CDS encoding molybdopterin-dependent oxidoreductase yields the protein MKTEVTRRGFLGTCLAGAGVIAAGGSAAIGFDQASAEAAADAGLTLTRSTCSPNCTGGCGLIAAAKDGEIKTIIQAADYPEEELNPRGCLKGLSMLNLVHGKDRMKGPQIRTGAPGTDEFRDVSWDEALDEAASQLRAIADKYGPESIGTIIQVAATGHVHKGAVVRLAALAGWSMHGGYDMNGDLPMSAPMTFGVQSEELESYCWEDSNYTLVFGSNLMATRIPDAHFLTEGRDRGAKIVVFDPNFSPTAAKAHEWFSTKPSSDAAVALGMCKRIIDEGNHDETFIATYTDLPLLVNTATGKKLLARDVAGLDAPANMPGFRESYVAMAEGGLAATDPSTLAPLPGIQLEGAFDVPLKDGSTARAKTAFTLLREELEDYTPEQVEQMSDMPAADLVRIADEIAAAKPLHVIYGASNYQWYHGDLKGRALSLLPVITGNIGIDGGGFSTYAGQYRLRFSPAAWWVPNGKKPNYVPFEYLVHGPTDTMCAPYPENGIKAWIIYCCNPFDQHNLNNQLRQKVEDGEIELVINLDFQKTTSSLYSDILLPGVTWYEKTELVTTPVHQYMQLQQPAIPPVGDCKPELWIMRELAKRYDPSFEAAFYPELDVEEASATIIDAMLEAAGGEAEGITFADLRQGPQKLKHGHPGRKRIPFYEQIHDYRPFPPVSYPEKIETTGAFVKSGRIEFYKDEQAFIDLGETLPVHKPPFVESEYAVDPSIEGRYPLAMLTRNSIHRVHSTHANNFMLNELQDTKPKAYVSPATAEARGLATGDKVEVFNNRGTLTGWVAVDPGIRDDCLVFEEGWWSRYTAGQSYNSLVYPHIKPTHEVYFVPQMWSPNTCWNECLVDVRKAGDQNA
- the ppk1 gene encoding polyphosphate kinase 1, with translation METSKKQSVEAVAEAGAPEAAEAAPAAQEPAAPEPKAAPYLQNRELSWLTFNERVLDQGADETVPLLERLNFISIFWSNLQEFFMVRVGSLTDLSLVKKHIIDSKSGLTPAEQLDAIYARCHELYPIQERTFEQVRRLLHERGVSHLRPDDLDEEQRAFLSTHVHKNVMPFLSPQIINARHPFPHLENGALYVVVRLDEGDEAVKKKAPKAKGAEKPAKGEKAKNLGAEGVTLGLVPLPRQCDRVIELPGEGLQFILLEHAIEMVAAEIFSMYAVKHTNVVCVTRNADLDATEGTDENDEDYREHMKRILKKRSRLAPVRLESERPLSPTLEKLLLKRLSLKAHQTFVTSVPLDMGYTWGLAGRLPAKQAAKLTNAPFTPQWPACLDRNRPVIDQVCEKEVLLSYPYETMDAFVQLLREAAVDPAVISIKITLYRLASQSHLAEALIAAAENGKEVTALFELRARFDESNNIEWSQRFEQAGCKVIYGFRDFKVHSKICCITRQTDAGLQHITQLGTGNYNEKTAKLYTDLSFITTDETFGRDATEFFRNMGLENTSDNYDIMWVAPLQIKPMILAGIEAQIARARAGEECGLFFKTNSVTDKDVIEKIVEASEAGVPVTMFVRGISCLVPGLEGFTENVRVVSIVGRLLEHSRIYGFGPRESMKLYLSSADLMTRNMDKRIEIAWPILDEVLREQILEYLDICMSDTAKLRELMPDKSYTPLGAFAKESDEGVTELFESQEFLIKRAQQRRLEAAEEEAARDVARRRAAQLMATNEVSEADEPAEAREAEPATAPVKPKALEADAVEPPLAAAPPCAEGAGTGLATAAPVPPASKPYKPSLLVRVLSLFVRR
- a CDS encoding 4Fe-4S dicluster domain-containing protein; the encoded protein is MRKGMVIDLDACIGCQTCAVSCKVHNALPPTMWWNRVATLGAEVHQTAVGEPGGALRMDFLPLSCQHCENPACEKVCPTGATYSTEDGTVLIDFERCIGCRYCFAACPYGVRQFNWKDPRALKEEAVDTDYGYPGETREDGRLVYTQHRPVGVTEKCTFCAQYTAQGIEPTCVRACPQQARLFGDLDDPESKPARALASKQAIRLKEEYGTRPKVYYVTASKVVQDA
- a CDS encoding exopolyphosphatase — encoded protein: MPTYGVIDLGSNSIRLVVYEVRDDRLAAYTSRDFKSLINDKVMAGLSAYVEDGAFTPAGIEKAAGVLRGHVKRARYFGCKKLEVFATAVVRNASNCAEAAAAIEEACGLGVNVLSARDEAHLGFVGATCERAIERGTLVDIGGGSTELTRIDGGCDFDNASMGQGSLSSFASHVRAILPTADEMGAIACELRERLAALPRPEAYRAPALYGVGGSVRAAAKMLAQAAGGIPRPKTMTAGEIRAILEWCRNDPDAFAHTALKASAERVHTLVPGCVIILALFEALGAERLEVCKYGVREGYLIERMLLPR
- the nrfD gene encoding NrfD/PsrC family molybdoenzyme membrane anchor subunit — protein: MLETKGRIGLSLAALALIGVGLACWGFQFANGLGVTGMSNPFSWGLYIAAFAFFVGVAAGGMIVSSSVYVFDIKDLKPFARIASLSAFGCVVAAGTMVLLDLGKITNILNMFLHPNLTSPLLWDVCVITCYMIITFLSVYFQMLPEWKRSGFFLAAWTRSKSAEAVAAFSQKWSKRVGIVGLPFAVLIHTVTALIFATQASRHWWHSAILPPDFVAMAVASGTALVLVICMIVVGRRGFARHRRAFAVMAKITAGSLVVHFFFTAMELVLLAWENSLSSQEVLHVVFGQYGALYAVEIVLPAIAMVAFFLRRVQKSPTLLYAGSAFVIAGAFVHRMMLLYPGFNVVPLELQAIGSSELWGYPVSAGVGHAASTFVSSFAYVPTAVEWGVFALPVGLALLIVGGGIAFFKFLADEYRS